The window TTCTACGACCTTTAAAAAGAGATGCAAAGCTTAAGAATAACAAAGCTGAGCCTAAAGGGTTTAAAAATAACAAGAATTTTTGAATGCCATTATCAATTCCTAAATTAAATTGCGTTAGTTGAATAAGGTATGTTTTGATCCACAGGAATAGTACAGTCAATAAAAAGAAGCCGATGTATTTATCGAGAATACTTGTACCTTTTAGGAATCCTTTATTCATTTGTTACACCTACTTTCTAACAAACTATTATACACGTTCTTCGAGTATTTTAGGTGAAAAATTATTAATTCTCATAATCTATTTTTTTCTAATTATGAAAACTAACTTTTGTCATGCTGCAAAAATAAAATGTGTACTTATGATTTGGAGCAGAATGATTATCATTATACTTTATGTCAACAAATTGTCAAGTTCATAGTAAACAAATGATTTTTTTAAGTCAAGTATATTTCTTCCTATCCTTATTGTATGCCAACGAATGGAGGACAACAATTAATAAGGTTTTGACGCCTTTATGTCAGACTGCCGAACACGTTTTTCCTTTACATCCACTTTTACATTCACTTAAAAAGTCTTTAAAACTTTAACAAACGATATCAATATTCGGGATGAGACTTGCATAGATATGAATGTAGCAAGTCTGACGAGTATTGGCTTCTAAGACTTTAATCCGCTCGTAACGAAAAAAAAGAGGTGTTGAGATGAAATATGCTGTTGAAAATCATTGCTTGTTTCAAAATTCACAGGAAAGGAATATGACCTTTGAACATGCCTTTAATAAAATCATAAAATTTATGAATTTGGACAGGAATGGCAATTATCGGTTAATGATTGGTACCGATTCACAGGTACATGTACAATATACTCGATTTATTACTGGGATTGTTATACTTAACGAAGGTAAAGGGGCCTGGGCATGTATACGAAAGGTTATTGTTCCAAGACGAATGAGAATGCTCCATGAACGGATATCAAAGGAAACCTCGTTGACCGAAGAAATTGTGACGATGTTTACCGAAGAGAGAATAAATAGAATGATTGATATTGTGCTGCCAAATATATACAGGGGTGCTTCTTTTACCATGGAGGGTCATCTAGATATCGGAGCTGGAAACAGGAATAAAACAAGAGCGTTCGTTGAAGAAATGGTTGAAAGAATTGAATCCATGGGCATTGAGCCAAAAATTAAACCCAATTCCTTTGTTGCCTCATGCTATGCTAATCGGTTTACTAAATAACGGTTATCCTATTAATACCACGCTCTATCCGCCCCTACCTTACCCTAGATAGCTTCCCATTCCGCGGGGAGTTTATGGTTTGGACAGGCTCTTCACCTTTCGTACCTCCCTTCTATTTGCGAAGAATGAAGAAAGCTCCTATTTCCTCCTTCAGTCCAGAATAAAAGTACTCGATTCGGATATCCTAACAAAGTATGATAAACATCCAATCCTTGTGATTAAATGAGCGTAAGGATGATAAGTGTGATTTCTTTTTGGAGCGCCACTAAAGATGAAAGCGTTACAAAATGACTATATATAAATAGAAGAAACACAGTTTAATCTAAAATTTTAATAGATAGTTTATCGAGTAAGCTCGAAAAGTATCCAGACACAAATTCGACAGGTGTTTGTTCACTGTTTACTAAACCGGTAAAAATTGGTCTCGTTGTTTTTAATCGTTTCGTTCATCCTATAAGGGACAAAGTTATATTTTTATTGTAGGAAGGTGCATAACAGATGGCACGAGCTAATTCACAGCTTGTTTTACAAACAGGGAACCTAGTCTTAGGATTTATGGTTTGGGTCATTTTATCTTCACTTATCTCATTTATTAAAATGGATATTGACATTTCACCAAGTGAGTCAGCCATGATTACGGCAGTCCCTGTGATTTTGGGGTCGATTTTGAGGGTGCCGATTGGATATTGGACGAACCGCTATGGCGCCAGATGGGTATTTTTTATTAGCCTTTTGTTTTTGATTCTCCCTGTTTTTTATATTAGTATGGCGGATTCCGTAATGGACTTACTGCTTGGGGGCTTAGCCTTGGGCCTCAGTGGCGCGATATTTTCGGTCGGTGTTACATCGCTGCCTAAATATTACCCTAAAGAAAAACAAGGGTTTGTGAACGGGATATATGGTGCTGGAAACATTGGTACAGCCATAACCACTTTCTCTGCCCCGGTCTTGGCTAATACTTTCGGATGGCGCAGAACCATTCAATTCTATATCATTTTGCTTCTAGTATTTGCAGCACTCACTTTTCTATTTGGTGACCGAAAAGAGAATAGTGTAAAAGTGGCCCTTTCGGAACAAATAAA of the Bacillus tuaregi genome contains:
- a CDS encoding ribonuclease H-like YkuK family protein; translation: MKYAVENHCLFQNSQERNMTFEHAFNKIIKFMNLDRNGNYRLMIGTDSQVHVQYTRFITGIVILNEGKGAWACIRKVIVPRRMRMLHERISKETSLTEEIVTMFTEERINRMIDIVLPNIYRGASFTMEGHLDIGAGNRNKTRAFVEEMVERIESMGIEPKIKPNSFVASCYANRFTK